One window from the genome of Cryptomeria japonica chromosome 6, Sugi_1.0, whole genome shotgun sequence encodes:
- the LOC131064938 gene encoding uncharacterized protein LOC131064938, with the protein MTNDKELFILTSSSKQILTYGSAEESMTDDKELFILTSSSSFRFMAVEEGRTFLTTIDISYINIQFQILTYWSTEECMIELTNNKELFILASNSALDFWPVEEGRTFPITIDISYINLQFQV; encoded by the exons ATGACAAATGACAAAGAACTCTTCATATTAACCTCTTCTTCCAA ACAGATTTTAACATATGGGTCTGCGGAAGAGTCCATGACAGATGACAAAGAACTCTTCATTTTAACCTCTTCTTCCAG CTTTAGATTTATGGCCGTAGAAGAGGGCAGAACATTTCTAACAACTATAGATATCTCTTATATCAACATCCAATTTCAG ATTTTAACATATTGGTCTACAGAAGAGTGCATGATAGAGCTAACAAATAACAAAGAACTCTTCATATTAGCCTCTAATTCCG CTTTGGATTTTTGGCCTGTAGAAGAGGGCAGAACATTTCCAATAACTATAGATATCTCTTATATCAACCTCCAATTTCAG GTTTGA